In Aegilops tauschii subsp. strangulata cultivar AL8/78 chromosome 3, Aet v6.0, whole genome shotgun sequence, one genomic interval encodes:
- the LOC109751192 gene encoding uncharacterized protein, with protein MRSSSGVFSSASPPESLLRCRAVSRAWHAATSTGDFLLAHHVHQPTVPLLHSHDHRNGITSLSLDIVPLDDRAGVADTGTDQLKSVARLVDHRFFRPVASCDGLLVLSVHTKCFVICNLATRQHASLPQVHGFLLLGIYLNNPTGEYRLLYWEQELVYDDEDALDGQLGTPGFQDVYHVLTLGSPQPPREIHYEWQNEVIFAIVPIPVLFRGSLHWPLEHHEDGSTMIMVFNTTTESFRKMQSPVLDGLFETDGMLAMYSVDDEVTHVDIWVLKDYENEEWIIKCRIELPVEGIMMQCGTHHSSWYVVAMSWDEDVLVLVQFGEWLLQIDVGGKLVRSFYRESLRFTHHQLKQSLVPHTFFPRLEDYVVNDLPFV; from the coding sequence ATGAGATCGTCGTCTGGGGTATTCTCGTCCGCCTCCCCCCCAGAATCCCTCCTCCGCTGCCGCGCTGTCAGCCGCGCCTGGCACGCAGCCACCTCCACCGGCGACTTTCTCCTCGCCCACCACGTCCACCAGCCCACCGTCCCCCTCCTCCATAGTCACGACCATCGTAATGGCATCACCAGCTTGTCCCTAGACATCGTTCCCTTGGATGACCGGGCAGGGGTCGCCGACACCGGCACCGACCAGTTGAAGTCTGTCGCACGACTCGTAGACCACCGTTTCTTCCGTCCGGTGGCCTCGTGCGACGGCCTCCTGGTCCTCTCCGTCCATACCAAGTGCTTCGTCATATGCAACCTGGCAACACGTCAGCATGCTTCACTCCCACAGGTTCATGGCTTCCTTCTCCTGGGGATCTACCTAAACAACCCTACGGGCGAGTACCGACTATTGTACTGGGAACAGGAACTAGTGTATGATGATGAAGACGCACTTGATGGCCAACTGGGAACTCCTGGCTTTCAAGATGTCTACCACGTCTTGACACTGGGCTCCCCCCAGCCGCCGAGGGAAATCCACTACGAGTGGCAGAATGAGGTGATATTTGCGATTGTACCCATACCTGTCCTGTTTCGTGGTAGCCTGCATTGGCCCCTAGAGCACCATGAGGATGGAAGTACCATGATAATGGTGTTCAACACCACCACCGAGTCGTTCCGGAAGATGCAGTCTCCGGTTCTTGATGGCCTGTTTGAGACGGATGGCATGCTTGCTATGTATTCCGTTGATGATGAAGTCACACATGTCGATATTTGGGTGTTGAAGGACTACGAAAACGAGGAATGGATCATCAAGTGCCGGATTGAATTGCCCGTTGAAGGGATCATGATGCAGTGCGGAACGCACCACAGCAGTTGGTATGTGGTGGCCATGTCTTGGGATGAGGATGTGCTAGTCCTGGTCCAGTTTGGCGAGTGGCTACTTCAGATCGACGTCGGTGGCAAGTTGGTCCGCAGTTTCTACCGTGAAAGCCTTCGTTTTACTCATCATCAGCTCAAACAAAGTCTTGTTCCACATACCTTCTTTCCAAGACTCGAGGATTATGTTGTCAATGACTTGCCTTTCGTCTGA